Below is a window of Myxococcus virescens DNA.
CAGTGGGCTTCTTCTCCTCGGGCGGCGGCGTCATCGCCGCTACCCTACGCGCCTCGCGCAACCACTGCGACAGCGTCGGCTGCGAGACTCCCACCTGACGGGAAAGCGCCGCAGCGCTCACCGCGCCTGGCCCCACCATCCGTTTCACCATCTCCGCCTTGAATGCATCCGTGTACGACACAGCTACCTGCCTGTACTCGCCCCCGGGGGTGGTCAGCTCGGCCGGTCAGCCGAGGCGACAACTTCCCTGACACAGGGGGCACGGGTCGCGTTGAATACGGGTACCTCAGTGGCTGAACATGGCCTTGACGCTCAGGTCGTTCTGCTGACGGACCTCGGCGACCTTCGCCGCGTCGGCAGCGGCCAGGGCCTTTGGGAGCTTCTCGGCGTCGAGGTCGGTGCAGTCCACCGCATTGCCCGGTTGCTACCGCCAAGACTTCGACAAGGGGGCCGCGTCGATGGCATCGAAGCCCAGTGCGTCGACGAACTGAAGAATCTGCTGTCGCGCCCGCGGGTCATCTGTTCATGGGATGAGCAACCTGATGAGGCGTTCCTCGGCTCGCTCATCATTCCGCCGCGCGCCCCTGCACCTGTGTGAGCAGCGCGCCCGTGGTCAGGTCGACGAGCCCG
It encodes the following:
- a CDS encoding transposase, which translates into the protein MSYTDAFKAEMVKRMVGPGAVSAAALSRQVGVSQPTLSQWLREARRVAAMTPPPEEKKPT